The following are from one region of the Bradyrhizobium sediminis genome:
- the sdhC gene encoding succinate dehydrogenase, cytochrome b556 subunit: MTARIERPLSPHLQTYRWTLTMALSIVHRVTGVALYFGTLLLAWWLIAAASGPAAYANVQAFTGSIIGKLIVFGYTWALLHHLLSGLRHFVWDLGYGFKASERETLTWGALIGGVSLTVLVWIAAYAIGGGR, from the coding sequence ATGACCGCCAGGATCGAACGACCGCTTTCGCCCCATCTGCAGACCTATCGCTGGACCCTGACGATGGCGCTTTCCATCGTCCACCGCGTTACCGGCGTCGCGCTGTATTTCGGTACTCTGCTGCTGGCATGGTGGCTGATCGCGGCGGCTTCCGGCCCGGCCGCCTATGCCAATGTGCAGGCCTTTACCGGCAGCATCATCGGAAAGCTGATCGTATTCGGCTACACATGGGCGCTGCTGCATCACCTGCTTTCGGGCTTGAGGCATTTCGTCTGGGACCTCGGCTACGGCTTCAAGGCCAGCGAACGTGAAACGCTGACCTGGGGCGCGCTGATCGGCGGCGTTTCGCTGACGGTGCTGGTCTGGATCGCCGCCTATGCCATCGGAGGCGGACGATGA
- a CDS encoding malonate--CoA ligase: MNANVNANLFSRLFDGIDDPSRLAIEMLDGQRISYGDLVARAGQMANVLVSRGVKPGDRVAAQTEKSVPGLVLYLATVRAGAVYLPLNTAYTLNELEYFITDAEPSLVVCDPSKAEGIGAIAAKVGARVETLGADGKGSLTDAAATAKPEFDTVARANDDLAAILYTSGTTGRSKGAMLTHDNLASNSLSLVDYWRFTDKDVLIHALPIYHTHGLFVASNVTLFARASMIFLPKFDPDLIIRLMARATVLMGVPTFYTRLLQSPDLTREATSHMRLFISGSAPLLADTHREWFARTGHAVLERYGMTETNMNTSNPYDGERVPGAVGHPLPGVSVRVTDPETGKELAPETIGMIEVKGPNVFKGYWRMPEKTKAEFRDDGFFITGDLGKIDGKGYVHIVGRGKDLVISGGFNVYPKEIESEIDAMPGVIESAVIGVPHADFGEGVTAVLVCDKGAKVDEASVLKALDGRLAKFKMPKRVIVVEELPRNAMGKVQKNILRDTYSKIYAK; encoded by the coding sequence ATGAACGCCAACGTCAACGCCAATCTGTTTTCCCGCCTGTTCGACGGCATCGACGATCCCTCGCGCCTCGCGATCGAAATGCTCGATGGCCAGCGCATCAGCTATGGCGATCTCGTGGCCCGCGCCGGGCAGATGGCGAATGTGCTGGTGTCGCGAGGCGTCAAGCCCGGCGACCGCGTCGCAGCGCAAACCGAGAAATCGGTGCCGGGTCTGGTGCTGTATCTCGCAACCGTCCGCGCCGGCGCCGTCTATCTGCCGCTCAACACCGCCTATACGCTGAACGAACTGGAATATTTCATCACCGACGCCGAGCCGTCGCTGGTGGTGTGCGATCCGTCGAAGGCGGAAGGCATCGGCGCGATCGCCGCGAAGGTCGGCGCCAGGGTCGAGACGCTGGGCGCCGACGGCAAGGGCTCGCTGACGGACGCCGCCGCCACGGCGAAGCCGGAGTTTGACACCGTCGCGCGAGCCAATGACGATCTCGCGGCGATCCTCTACACCTCGGGCACGACAGGCCGTTCCAAGGGCGCAATGCTGACGCACGACAATCTTGCGTCGAATTCGCTCTCGCTGGTCGACTACTGGCGCTTCACGGACAAGGACGTCCTGATCCACGCGCTGCCGATTTATCATACCCACGGCCTGTTCGTGGCGAGCAACGTCACGCTGTTCGCGCGCGCGTCGATGATCTTCCTGCCGAAATTCGACCCCGACCTGATTATCAGGCTGATGGCGCGCGCAACCGTGCTGATGGGCGTGCCGACGTTCTATACGCGGCTGCTGCAAAGCCCTGACCTGACCAGGGAAGCCACCAGCCATATGCGGCTGTTCATCTCGGGCTCCGCGCCGCTGCTCGCCGACACCCATCGCGAATGGTTTGCACGTACCGGCCATGCCGTGCTCGAGCGCTACGGCATGACCGAGACCAACATGAACACCTCGAATCCCTATGACGGCGAGCGGGTGCCTGGCGCAGTCGGCCACCCGCTGCCCGGCGTCTCGGTGCGCGTCACCGATCCCGAAACCGGCAAGGAGCTGGCGCCCGAAACCATCGGCATGATCGAGGTCAAGGGCCCCAACGTGTTCAAGGGCTATTGGCGGATGCCGGAGAAGACCAAGGCCGAATTCCGCGACGACGGCTTCTTCATCACCGGCGACCTCGGCAAGATCGACGGCAAGGGCTATGTGCACATCGTCGGCCGCGGCAAGGATCTCGTGATATCCGGCGGCTTCAACGTCTATCCGAAGGAAATCGAGAGCGAGATCGACGCCATGCCGGGCGTGATCGAATCCGCCGTGATCGGCGTGCCACACGCCGATTTCGGCGAGGGCGTCACTGCGGTCCTGGTCTGCGACAAGGGCGCCAAGGTCGACGAAGCCTCGGTGCTGAAAGCGCTCGACGGCAGGCTGGCAAAATTCAAGATGCCGAAGCGGGTGATCGTGGTCGAGGAATTGCCGCGCAACGCCATGGGCAAGGTACAGAAGAATATTCTGCGCGATACCTATTCGAAGATTTACGCGAAATAG
- a CDS encoding sulfite exporter TauE/SafE family protein: MAIAGLDVLELAELALLLVAVGALSGFLAGIFGIGGGAILVPVFYESFRLAGVPLEVRMPLCIGTSLAIIIPTSIRSYRAHYARGAVDIAILRTWWLPIVTGVIAGSVTARYAPERLFKIVFVMVAWSAAARLLLSRETWKFGDDLPRGPLMKLYGFFVGLLSTLMGIGGGLFSNLLMTFYGRPIHQAVATSSALAVLISIPGAIGYIYAGWPAAMRYPEVAALQLPFAIGYVSLIGAVLVMPTSLLTAPLGVKAAHAMSKRTLEMAFGTYLFLVGGRFVISLL, from the coding sequence ATGGCAATCGCTGGCCTTGATGTCCTGGAGCTTGCCGAACTGGCGCTCCTGCTGGTGGCGGTGGGGGCGCTGTCGGGCTTTCTGGCCGGGATCTTCGGGATCGGCGGCGGCGCCATCCTGGTGCCGGTGTTTTACGAATCCTTCCGGCTCGCCGGCGTGCCGCTGGAAGTGCGGATGCCGCTGTGCATCGGGACATCGCTCGCCATCATCATTCCGACCTCGATCCGTTCGTATCGCGCCCATTACGCCCGCGGCGCGGTGGATATAGCTATTCTGCGGACCTGGTGGCTGCCGATAGTGACCGGCGTGATCGCCGGCAGCGTCACCGCGCGCTACGCGCCGGAGCGGCTGTTCAAGATCGTGTTCGTCATGGTGGCATGGTCCGCCGCGGCGCGGTTGCTGCTGTCGCGCGAGACTTGGAAGTTCGGCGACGACTTGCCGCGGGGGCCGCTGATGAAGCTTTACGGCTTCTTCGTCGGCCTGCTCTCGACGCTGATGGGCATCGGCGGCGGATTGTTCTCCAACCTGTTGATGACCTTTTACGGCCGGCCGATCCATCAGGCGGTTGCGACCTCCTCGGCGCTGGCGGTGCTGATCTCGATTCCCGGCGCCATCGGTTACATCTATGCCGGCTGGCCGGCGGCGATGCGCTATCCCGAGGTCGCCGCGCTGCAATTGCCGTTTGCGATCGGCTATGTCTCGCTGATCGGCGCCGTGCTTGTCATGCCGACCAGCCTTTTGACCGCGCCGCTCGGCGTCAAGGCCGCGCACGCGATGTCCAAGCGCACGCTGGAAATGGCGTTCGGAACTTATCTGTTTCTCGTCGGCGGCCGGTTTGTGATCAGCCTGCTCTAG
- a CDS encoding fasciclin domain-containing protein, which translates to MSKRIALFSAAAFGALALTAAVVAPVSAQDKMMKSEMSGEKTVMVGGAAMFPSKNIIQNAVNSKDHTTLVAAVKAAGLVATLEGKGPFTVFAPTNAAFGKLPAGTVDTLVKPENKATLTKILTYHVVPGKLEAASLTDGKKLKTAEGEELTVKLQDGKVWIVDAKGGTSMVTISNVNQSNGVIHVVDTVLMPAS; encoded by the coding sequence ATGTCCAAGCGTATTGCACTCTTTTCCGCCGCCGCCTTCGGCGCCCTGGCTCTGACCGCCGCCGTCGTCGCGCCCGTCAGCGCGCAAGACAAGATGATGAAAAGCGAAATGTCCGGCGAGAAGACCGTGATGGTCGGCGGCGCCGCGATGTTCCCCTCGAAGAACATCATCCAGAATGCCGTCAACTCCAAGGATCACACCACGCTGGTTGCGGCGGTGAAGGCCGCCGGCCTGGTTGCGACGCTGGAAGGCAAGGGCCCGTTCACGGTGTTCGCGCCGACCAACGCCGCCTTCGGCAAGCTGCCGGCCGGCACCGTCGACACCCTGGTGAAGCCCGAGAACAAGGCGACCCTCACCAAGATCCTCACCTACCACGTGGTTCCGGGCAAGCTCGAAGCCGCCAGCCTGACCGACGGCAAGAAGCTCAAGACCGCTGAAGGCGAGGAACTGACAGTGAAGCTCCAGGACGGCAAGGTCTGGATCGTCGACGCCAAGGGCGGCACCTCGATGGTGACGATCTCGAACGTCAATCAGTCGAACGGCGTGATCCACGTGGTC
- a CDS encoding SDR family oxidoreductase produces MSNNGKRVAWVTGGGSGIGEAGAEALAADGWTVVVSGRRKDALDAVVAKITGRGGKAEAIPLDVSKSDDVTKAAEQILAKYGRIDLLVNSAGINVPKRSWADMELEGWNKLVDINLNGVLYCMHAVLPAMRKQKDGCIINVASWAGRHVSKMPGPAYTTTKHAVLALTHSFNMDECVNGLRACCLSPGEVATPILKLRPVVPSEAEQAKMLQPEDCGRTIAFVASMPPRVCMNEILISPTWNRGFIQTPGNRD; encoded by the coding sequence ATGTCAAATAACGGGAAACGCGTGGCCTGGGTGACGGGCGGCGGCAGCGGCATCGGCGAGGCCGGTGCGGAAGCCTTGGCCGCGGACGGCTGGACGGTAGTGGTTTCCGGGCGCCGGAAGGATGCGCTCGACGCGGTGGTGGCGAAAATCACCGGGAGAGGCGGCAAGGCCGAGGCGATTCCGCTCGATGTCAGCAAATCCGACGACGTGACCAAGGCCGCGGAACAGATTCTTGCCAAGTACGGCCGCATCGATCTGCTGGTCAACAGCGCCGGCATCAACGTGCCGAAACGCAGCTGGGCCGACATGGAGCTGGAAGGCTGGAACAAACTGGTCGATATCAATCTCAACGGCGTGCTGTATTGCATGCACGCAGTGCTGCCCGCGATGCGCAAGCAGAAGGACGGCTGCATCATCAACGTCGCGTCCTGGGCCGGACGTCACGTGTCGAAAATGCCGGGGCCGGCCTACACCACGACCAAGCATGCGGTGCTGGCGCTGACCCATTCCTTCAACATGGATGAGTGCGTCAACGGGCTGCGGGCCTGTTGTCTGTCGCCGGGCGAGGTCGCAACCCCGATCCTGAAGCTGCGGCCGGTGGTGCCGAGTGAAGCCGAACAGGCGAAGATGCTGCAGCCCGAAGATTGCGGCCGCACCATCGCCTTCGTCGCCAGCATGCCGCCGCGGGTCTGCATGAACGAGATCCTGATCAGCCCGACCTGGAACCGCGGCTTCATCCAGACCCCTGGTAACAGGGACTAG
- the sdhD gene encoding succinate dehydrogenase, hydrophobic membrane anchor protein, translated as MRTPLARVRNLGASHSGTSDFWRQRLTAVAMTLLIVPVIVVVLMLLGRNQAGAAQILGSLPIAIILLLFIVASAWHMKIGMQVVIEDYIHNEKLKLASVMANNFFSIAVALASIYAILKLSSGV; from the coding sequence ATGCGCACGCCGCTCGCCCGCGTCCGCAACCTCGGCGCTTCGCATTCCGGCACCAGCGATTTCTGGCGCCAGCGCCTCACCGCTGTGGCGATGACGCTGCTGATCGTGCCGGTCATCGTGGTGGTTTTGATGCTGCTCGGCCGCAACCAGGCCGGTGCCGCGCAGATTCTCGGCTCGCTGCCGATCGCTATCATCCTGCTTCTGTTCATCGTCGCCAGCGCCTGGCACATGAAGATCGGCATGCAGGTAGTGATCGAGGATTACATCCATAACGAGAAGCTGAAGCTCGCCAGCGTAATGGCCAATAACTTCTTCTCGATCGCGGTGGCGCTGGCTTCGATCTACGCCATTCTCAAACTGTCATCTGGAGTTTAG